In the genome of Chroococcidiopsis sp. TS-821, the window TAAACGTACCAAGCGCGATTGGCTGTTGCGTTCTTTAAATTTGCGATTCGGGGCAAGGCGATAACCTGGAACACTGGTGAAGTCTAAAACGCCTGTTCGATATCCAGGTAAAACATTTGCTACAGAAAATAACCCTTGTTTATCCGTAATAACGCGGTTGCCGTCATCGAGAAAAATGACAGCATTAGGCACGCCTGGTTCATTCGGTTGTTGTTCGCCGTCAAAGTTTTTGTCAACAAAGACGCGCCCGATTAAGGTACCGCAGTCGGATAAAATGCCAGGTAGCAGGCGGAGTCGATGAATTGCCGGACCGTCTTTAACGCTGATATTGTTATCGGTGCGTTGGGCAGTGGCGATCGCCGAATTTTCACCTGTGCCGCGAATTGCCGCCGGAGTCAGAACAGCCGCGTAGGCAACGTTGAGAATTCCTGCAGGTGGAAGGGTAATATTTAAGGCTTGAAAGGTAACTTGCGCATTCTTCTGAGTTGCATTGATTTGTACTGAATTGCCATTAAACTCTGCTTGTACTGAAGCCGGAACAAAGTTGAATCCTAAAGGCAAAGTATCGGCAATGACGACATTATTTATCGAGGAACTTGCCAGGTTTTTGACCGAAAGACGGTAAATGACTGTATCGCCTGGGGTAGCTGTCGCGCGATCGCCTGTTTTGATAATTTGTAAATCTTGTGCTTGACAAATGTTAGTTTTTATATTTAAGGTTCCGAGAACTAACCCTACTCTCTCGGCATCGCGAATATTGATTGTGTTAACAAGGGTGGTGCGATCGTCTGTAGAACTGAGCGGTTTACCATCTAAAGAGGTTGCTTGATAAACAACAACATCGCCTCGACGTTCTTGAATCGTAATTTTGACGCGGCGTTGGTTGTAAATTGTATTAGGCGGTGGATTGACAATCAGAACATAAGTTCTACCGATGTCTAGTTGCCCTCGGTTAGGGTCAAGCAGAAAATTATAATTGCCCTGTTCGCCGTTGGTTAGAAAAAATGGGTTACTATTTTCTATATTTGGCGCCAAACCTTTAGCGATTCCGTTACCTGGAATATCTGGTAATTCGGTACGCGTAAGCGAGACAAGGTTTCTGACTTCAGTTTTTGTCGGATCGTTAGGTTCTACTTCATACAAAGCAACGCTAAAACCCGTGTAGTCAGAGAGAATTTCTCCTGCGCAGCCTGTAACTTGCCCTAAGGGATCGATTAAGCCCGCAATATTTAGAGAGTTTT includes:
- a CDS encoding DUF11 domain-containing protein, encoding MDTQRWQHNLLLAAMLGVSLPAPVFAQTQQTTSLNIINQAAYSYNFDDTQSISGFTTQNSLNIAGLIDPLGQVTGCAGEILSDYTGFSVALYEVEPNDPTKTEVRNLVSLTRTELPDIPGNGIAKGLAPNIENSNPFFLTNGEQGNYNFLLDPNRGQLDIGRTYVLIVNPPPNTIYNQRRVKITIQERRGDVVVYQATSLDGKPLSSTDDRTTLVNTINIRDAERVGLVLGTLNIKTNICQAQDLQIIKTGDRATATPGDTVIYRLSVKNLASSSINNVVIADTLPLGFNFVPASVQAEFNGNSVQINATQKNAQVTFQALNITLPPAGILNVAYAAVLTPAAIRGTGENSAIATAQRTDNNISVKDGPAIHRLRLLPGILSDCGTLIGRVFVDKNFDGEQQPNEPGVPNAVIFLDDGNRVITDKQGLFSVANVLPGYRTGVLDFTSVPGYRLAPNRKFKERNSQSRLVRLAPGGLARMNFAVIPLAEEGSHD